One window from the genome of Thermus sediminis encodes:
- a CDS encoding NIPSNAP family protein — MKVQMRRYTLKEGAREPFQKVFLETIVPLRQALGFQVLGAYWLSEREFLWFVGHEDFEEAERAYYEHPERQKVRPQELLEAMDTRFVERLL; from the coding sequence ATGAAGGTCCAGATGCGCCGCTACACCCTGAAGGAGGGGGCGAGGGAGCCCTTTCAGAAAGTCTTCCTGGAGACCATCGTTCCCCTGCGCCAGGCCCTGGGCTTCCAGGTCCTCGGGGCCTACTGGCTCTCGGAGAGGGAGTTCCTCTGGTTCGTGGGCCACGAGGACTTTGAGGAGGCGGAAAGGGCCTACTACGAGCATCCTGAGCGGCAAAAGGTGAGGCCCCAGGAGTTGCTGGAGGCCATGGACACCCGCTTCGTGGAGCGCCTCCTGTAG